The Equus przewalskii isolate Varuska chromosome 4, EquPr2, whole genome shotgun sequence region TTGTGGGGCATTACAGTCCATAAGGAAGAAGCCAACAGTCAAGTTTTGCACATGAAAGCAATCTTATTGGATCTTTAGCTACAAACCTTGTACCTATGCAAGCCTTAGAAATTAGATGATTTAAGGAGAGAAATGACTAGTTTAATAGACCAGTAAACCCTTTTATAAATACTACTCATGTTTTATTCCTTCCTGTAAGTTCATGATgaacaaattcatttttttcctttaatctttgaTATCGTCCTAACACAGTTATTTGAAAGTCCTCAAGTTTATGCCAGCAATTTAGAATGTACAGAtggtttccattaaaaaaatgaagttttgcAGAAACAGCTGACATTTGGAGAACAGCAAAATGCAGTAATCttaatgttcatattttctaGAGCAAAATTTTAACTTATACTAATGGTGGAAAAAACGGTAGAATGTATGTGGAATACTGAACTACTCTAGGTGGGGTTTTCAAAAAATTACTAATGTACTAAAATTTACTCTATCTGTCTAATGGTGAGAGATTCACTAGAGAAATTGTGGTTTATCCAAACAGAATTTCATACAACCATTAAAAACAATGTTACTGGTGAATACTTGATtctgtaattaattaattactaaaGAATACTTAATATGTTCAGAATCTATTaggttaaaaaacataaatatagaCAGCTTGAtctcaatttaaatatatatgccaCATATCTACTCATATTACATCCATGTGTGGATATATtctgcaaagaaaaacaagagtgaCCAAAATGTTCATTATTTATCTCTGGGAGATAAGATTAtagtttgttttgtgtgtgtgtggtttattttctattttttccacattataaacatggatttttctttttactcatgAAAAactattacttaaaatttttataattcaacttttttttaagactctCCCCTAATCAGATTCAAACCTTAAAATATGTTAATCTTGCCTAACAGGTATTATCCATTTGTTTCTACTAAGAAGTTGTCCTTCCTCAATCCCCAAAAGAGGGCTGTATTCTACTTCTGTGCATCCCACATTCTCCTTGGCCACTGGCAACTGTTGCTGCTATATCATCTCATCAACCCAGACATAATCCTCATGACCAGCTGATGCCAATAAACTTTTATCTCCTCTGTCTACCTCCATCAAGTTCCTTACAGACTTGTTAGTTCCAAAGCAACACTTCAGAAAATATTCACATACAATTCAGAAGACTGAAGGAATTAATACTTTGTGCTTTAAGTCATAACAATAAAATTTACTCCCAATAATACTACTGTATCCATGCAACgcaatattatttggcaataaaaaagaatgaaatactggggccagcctggtggcatagtggttaagttcacacactccacttcagtgccctggagttcagaggttcagatcctgggtgctgacctagcaccactcgtcaagccacactgtggaggcatcccacgtaaaatagaggaagattggcagatgttagttcagagacaatcttccccacaaaaaatatagatagatggatagatagataggtaggtaggtaggtaggtagacagatagatagatagatagatagatagatagagaatgaaatactgatacgtgctacatggatgaaccttgtaAACATTATGTTAACTGAAAGAAGCCCATTACAAATGACCATATTGTATGATTCGACTTACATGGAATATTCAGAATTAGCAtatttatagaaagaaagtagatcagtggttgcttagggctagAGAAGTAAGAGGGGGATCATAGAGATtaactgctaatgggtatagggtttttTTCAGGGTGTGCAAACAGactctaaaattagatagtggtgactCCATAGCcctatgaatattaaaaaatacattgagtTATGTACTTTAAActggtgaattgtatggtatgtgaattatatatcaataaagctgtatttaaaaatattactgcaACTATTTATTACAGCTACCATTGAACAGTTACTATGTGCAAGAAACCTTCTAGAGACCCTTTATTATCTGATTCTCACCAACTCTGAGGTCAATTTTTaatcttatagatgagaaaacaagttcagtgaaattaaaatatttacacaaagTTGCAGAGCTAGTCAGAAATGGTGCACAGACATACCACTCTAAAAAAATGCCTCTTGAAAGCCGATGTTTTCTAAACTATGCTATGCCTGCCATTAAATAGCTGACTGGAAAAAATTATAAGAGTATCATTGACATACacacagccttaaaaaaaaaaaaaagcaggaatttTGTTTCTATCAGTGGTGGGAATAAGTTTTTTTGTAGCATTGCTGATAGGAAACAAGGCTTAAAAGATGAGCACCATTGttatttaattcaaaattgaCATCAACAAATGCCTCTGGAAAACAATTAAAGCAATTAAGGTCATATGTgtcctttctctttcagtttatTTCAGACGCTAGATTGTGAGTGTCTTCAAGATACAGACATCATCTGACTTGTCATTTTTTAAGTCAATGCTTCTAGAAATTCCTTGTTCTTTATTAGTTGAAATACcaacaaaatgtaaatatatagaaaCTATCACCATGGCTTTAAGCTACAGTCATTAGGCGAAAACACTCCTTTATTTAGATTGTATTActtacatttacttttttatccaTACATTTAGAGGACTTTACAAATACTAATTTATTAGTCATTCCAAAAACAGAGGTGGATACAAAAGGTTATTGTAAGATGAAGAAATACAAACATAATACCAAAAGGACCGTATTTTGTGACTTCTTCACCTAAAATGCAACTAATCATCTATTTAGTTGCCATATTAATCtatttgctgctgtaacaaattatcacaaactcagtggcttaaaacaccacaaattcattatcttacagttctgtaggtcagcaGTTTGACATAGGTCTCACTCGGCTAAATTCAAGGTCCCAGCAGGGCTGCACTCCTTTCTGTGGGACctggaggaggacatttccttgccttttccattttctaaaggCCACCTGCATTCTTTGATTCATGGCCCCATCCTCCTTCAAAGCCAGTAAAAGGGGGTCAAGTCCTTCTTACAtggcatcactctgacctctcttacctccctcttccacttttaaggacccttatAATTAccctgggcccacccagataatacAGGATAATCTCAACCCATCTCAAGGCACTTAACCTAAATTTAACTGCAAAGTCCTTTTGCAATGTAACAtaccatattcacaggttcttggAATTAAGACACTGACGTCTTTCAGTGGCCATTATTCTGGCTACCATAGTTGCCCCTGTTTTCAAAGAAATCAGGATATGCCCATAGAAAATTGAGCCTAAGGGGGGGCGGGTGGCAGAGCATACTAATGGTTTGAATGGAGAATTTGGGATGAAAAATCCCTCCTTTTTGTCTTCATCAGAATTTTATTGGCATTATGCTTTGAAGATAAGCCATAATTAGATACACGggaataacaggagaaataaGTTGCCATCCAAACCGTGAGGAAACAGAACTATCTAAATGAACCTGTCAACTTTTTAATCTAAACAGAAACCAGAAAAGCTTATTTGGTACTTTCTATCTTTCAACACATTGTTCTCCCTTGGCACTCAGGAACTACCATTCACACAGCAGCCACACCCATGTCACATAATCAGATGTTGTATTAATTCAAATTAGAGAAAACGTAGCTGGGAAGACTATACTTGAACATACTGACCAAGAGTTTTTATGAACCTTTAAAATATCAaggaccagccctggtggcctagtggttaagtttggcacactctgcttcactggcccaggttcagttcccgggcgcagacctacaccactcttgtgtcagtggccatgctgtggcagcagctcacatacaaaaaaagaggaagattggcagtggatgttagctcagggtgaatcttcctcagcgaaaaaataaataaaatatcgaAAGGATTATTATATATGTGGTTAAGAAATCAAACCTCTCCTTTTTGAAAGGTCCAAATTCAAAATGCAGTATCGCTGTATTAttataagacttttttttaactccccAGAGCAATGTTCTATccaatgtttaactttttcaatTTAGCTTTATATCTTTTTTGACTCCAAGATAGAAGAGTGATGCTTGATGTACTCAAGTTATAGCCAGCATTTACCAATTCTTTGATTcgattttttaaagtatttatgcTTGAATCCAAAATCCGAGGATTTTCAATTATTTGTGAGatgctaattttttcttctatgaggCAGTCTATTTTATCATTAAACTTTCTCTCCCCCAAGAAGATCACATCTGGATAGCTTAAGACAAACTTCTGTACCTCTTCTTCAGTACACCCAAGAGAAAATAGCTTCTCTTTGATATTTGTATAGTTCCTTCTGGCATAGTCATTGGAAAGGTCTAGGATTTCAGCTCCTGGACCACGTATCAGAATGAGCAGCTCCTCATTGTTCAAGTTGAAAGTTGACTGCAAAAACTCAATGTTAGCTTTTACCCGTTTGGTGCTCTGACTTAAGAtgaaagggttttttaaaattatcttcctGACAAAATCTGTGGGATCATTGTGACCCAAGGACAAACAGATTTCTTGCAAAAGTTCAACCATCTGTTTATTCAGATCAAGACTATTGGAAAAGGTACGTGGGGCATTGGTCAACAATCGACAAAGGCATTTACGGGTCAATCCAACTGAGTAGAGGAACTTTATATTATTCTCTAAGTTTAGGTTGTTATTGGACCGAAAAAAGGATTCAGGAGAACGttccaaaatatttacaatttcaaGGTCTGATGTCATAATTCTTCTCCAAAGATCCCACCGTTTTGAAAGACTTTCATGTGTGCGTGTTATAGCTCGTGGATATCTTGATATGATGCTAGCAATCACTTCTTCTTTAGCTCCTTTGGACAGAAGGAACATCTTCAAGTCCTGCTCATTAGTACCCACCCTATTAAAAACTCCAGGCTGTCGTCTCTTCGCCATGTCAACATCTACTCCCATAGTAAGTAAGTTATGCAGTAGTTCTTCATTCTTCAAAGGCTCAGCATCTGCACTACCATACTTCACACCAAAAAGCCTAAATGAAACTGATTTAAAGAGCATTTCTGCTGAAAATTGGATCATCCAACATCTTGAACCAAAGAGAAAGTTACTTCTCATACACAAGAGGTTTCTTGGTGCCATAACGGTCAGGTAGGCCAAACCTTTTGGAATGCTGTGTAAAAcaacatatataatattatacaaatgAATGTGTTAAACAGCTAAATGATCCTATAGGCATCAGGATCATTTCTATGAGAAAATATCTGTAGTGTTAGCTCTCCTGATGCTTTGGTAACAATTTCAGTCACCGCACTCCCAGCACTCCCACTCCCTAGTTCACTCCTTCTGATTACCTATGGCCTGGGGCTGCTTCCATTCTTAacataaagaaaagcagaatagCATCATCACTGCCCCAGAATTactcctgcctttctctttctctttttattttgccttgcCTACCTTGGCTACCCAAAACCAGTTGCCCCTCTCCATCTCTGCTTTATCCTCCAGGTTTCCAAACCTTTGGCTTATTCCTGCTAATTGATGCTTTCAATTCTGCCTTGTCTTCCAACTTCCCAGATCTTTAGCCTTGCCCTTGCCCACAGATACCAGATTTCTTTGCCTCTGTTTTCAAGTCCTGATTATCAAACTCTAAATCTAGCCTTGAAAACCAACACTTCAGATTACCTAATTTCCACCTTAAACACCTTGTTCTAGATTCACCTTGTACTCTTTAAACCCATGGTATCATCGAGTCTTAATTCTTAGCTTATATAGAACTCTAGTCAACAGTTCCTGATCCCCATCTCCATCTCACTCAGTTTACCCTAATGTCCCCTTGGTCGTAACTCAACAACTCCAAACcaattttcatcttcaaaatgatcTAGTTGGGATATTTAATCCATATAGTCCATCACATGTGGAACTGTGCTgtgaaatggcaaataaacattaaaaagttacttttaacattctcctccaccccacctccataTATTACAAATGACTGATCCAGAGCTCTCTGCATCTGTTTCACAACACATACAACTTCAAGCAAGTGATTAAAACCTCTATAACTCAGGGtcagcccagtggggcagcagttaagtgcgcatgttctgctgcGGCAGCCaaggtttcgcaggttcagagcctgggtgcagacatggcaccacttggcaagccatgctgtggtaggcatcccacatataaagcagaggaagatgggcatggatgttagctcagggctaatattccttgaaaaaaacaaacacctctATAACTCATTTTCCTGATCATCTAGAAATGGACATGAAATGTATGAGCTTATATATGATAATCGTCATAGGTCCCAACTAAAATGAGacttccatttataggaaatattttatgaagaaagcaacagaaaagtGTTCTTCTGTTATTCAATGTGTCAGATGACTTATGTTCCTGAGCTACTTGTGGTCTTAGtcacacaaaaacacatttttttttttttaactatagttTCTCCTTTCAGACTATATACCTGTGACAATTTAGTTCTTGATTTCTAATTACTTACAATGGGCTCTGATTAAAGGAGGgatttccctttccctctctcctaattaagcataaaatagaaaattgagaTAGATGGTTCCAACTCACTGCTAATATCTCTGTGCTTGAGGTACTGCTTTCAAGATCGATATTAAAGAAATCCTCTGTGTCTTGCCTTTTAATTACTCCAATTTAACAAGAACTTGGATTATGCCTACAGGTTGGGAGCACTCTTGGAGCTCATATAATCTACAGACcctcaaagaattgaaaaaagatTCCAAACTATAGAATGAAGTAGCATtcaaatgaaaatgcaggacACTCACAAAGTAGTcatcaaacaacaaaaatacattttagattgCGTTATGCTCTGAGTTCACTATTCTTCACTTCTCCATAATACCACACACTGCTCTGCAACTACATACTCTTCCAAAAACGCATGaatttagaaacttaaaaataagataCTCCTAACTACAGAAAGAAGGCTCTACCTTGCACAGCTCAACAATCTGTTCTCTCTTACAGATGCTCAAGAGTGACCTCTACTGGATAATGGGACAGAACACCGACGGCTGTACATGAGACTAGTGCCTTGGAAAGAGAGGTGCAAGATAATCCAATGGGACGtaagaagaaaacagtaaaactCCAACTTTTATTAGTCTTGgccttttaaaatatctgatttttatatgtgttttataatgtatataatataatcgcactataaaacagaaaatataactaaccagtatataaatatacatatattggaGGTACATGTATAAAccttttttattaagattgtacACAATCAAAAAAGTCTGAAGACCACTACTCTAGACAATACACTCTCTTGAGATTTTTAGCACCATGACAAACAGAGCTGAACAAGCCAGAGAAAGTTCAAAAGAAATTCTACTGATGACAGACTAAAAGTGAAAGTATTTGCcaaatttattaagaaaagagTAATAAATCTATTAAAGTTTCTCTTGAATCTGTCATAGGTAGATTTTGTCTTTGTATATAATTCACTCTCCATGGAATTATCTTTCACATGAACTAACACATCCAAACCAAACTGAACATCTTTCCCAGCCCCCAAACAAAGTAGCACTCCTCTGATTAATGAAATCACTATCACTATTCTAATAGTTGCTCACATTAAAAAGCTAAAAGTGAGCtttgctttcctcctcttcctcaatAATGATGTGGATTTAGCTTCTTCAACATCTCTGAAATCCAACCTCTCTACTTTGTTATTCTCTCTTACCCAGACTATAAGAGCCCCCAATTGGCTTCTCTGACATGTCACTCAAAATTGCCATCACAGTATACTTGTAAAACAAAGATGTGATTATGTCCCTTATTCCCTGATTAAAGACCTCTACAGCTCTCCCTTAGAAAGCAAAATCTTCAGGCTGACCTTCAAGGCTCTCACCACACCGTTCCAACTACCTTTCTAGCTATCTCTTCTATTCTACAACCTCACAACCAAGCACCACTGCTTCTCAAATCTCTGGTCCTAAACATCCTCGCCCATTGTTGTCTCCCTGCCTTTGTGTAAGCTGTTCTCTCTTTTGGAAAAGCCCATCCTCCCAATACCTATCCACAGTCCAAGGTCTCATTCAAATACCCTCTTCCCACAAATCTTTAACTTAACAAATACTTCCTATTGAAGAGAAtcatttgtttaataataatttattactgAGGAATCTAAAACTAAGTATTCTATTTATATAGGAAAAAAGAGCTGAACTGGATGTAGAACTGGAAACTAAAGTTTGGTTTTGATTACAATACTATAAATGCAATAAATTGGCCCCCAAAAATGGTATAAGCCTAAAAACAAGGTAACTAATAACAACTGTTGGTGAGCATATGAAGAAATGGGGGAAATTCTCAAATCACTGTTGGAAGGGAACTTGGCACCATCCATCCTTTCCTttaacccagcatttccacttcttagagattatccaaaggaaataaaaggacaaGAATATACATTTGttgtgaaaaagaatgatcatCACAACATCATGTGCTATAGCAAAAAAGATGAAACCCTATTGGCCAGCAATAGTAGAATGATTGACAAATTGTGGTACGTCTATGCAATATAACATATACAgcctgatatttaaaaaaaaaaaaaaaaaaaggcagatctaacacaaaagaaagaagtcCAAGATATTCTCAGTAGCAAACTGCATAATATTATGGATAGTATGGATAATGCCACTTATATaaaaagggggtgggaggagcatCAATacatacagaaggaaaaaatgaaagttatcTCTGAGATTAATGGGGGCTATGTACTATTTCTGAAATATTGTGACATGACTTAATGAATATGTGTTATTTTGCAATCagacaagaaattaaaaacaaattaaactgGCTGAGGGGTGCAAAAACGTAATGGAAAATATGTTACCTTTatcaatttttcagttttcaacacAAAAAAAGTTAAACCTGAAAAATATCAATGATATTTCACTCTCTTAACACCCAATCCCCATTCAAGACATTCCTATGACATGTAGcaaagtgaataaatatttaaactggCTAATACAAGAAGTACCAACTGCCTCAATctacaaatttcaaaaataatatttcataactTATTTCAATCTATCTCTCAAACTGACgtttttaattaactaaaatcATTATTCCAAGGGCTAAGGTCCAAAATCAACAAACATACTGACAATCTGTGTACTTGTAACATGTGAGGtctaaagaaaaaaggatttgCGGTACCTTCTGCTCCACAATTCACCTGATAAAGGAGCTTTTAACACAAATGGTTCATCACTGGGCCTACGGTACTACATTCCAGCTGGTGTTCTTTTGACAAAACAAGCTAAGTTTAGATACCTTTACAGCAATGCATTTCTCACCTCATTTGTCTTAAAGAAAGAGGACTTTGCACTTCTCCAGAAAAACCGGAAAATAGCTGTCCCTGGAAATGGCAATAAAAATCGGGGGGAAGACAAAACAGTATCAGGACTtcgaaatacaaaataaaaacatcgATCCCAGCTAACACTGCATAATGCTCTCGTGAGACGCATAACTTCTTGCATACGAAGCATCTGCCTCACAGATACTGAGAAAGAACGGCAGGTACACTCCTGAGTATGACGGGAAAAGGAATCACCGTATGATTTGTAAAACCGGAGCTAAGCGCTCCACATACACTGACTTAAACCCCACGACTTAAAAGGTAGGCATTatctctaaaattataaaatcggAAAAAGAGCCAAGCTACCTTACTAGTTTGTCTTAGCTAGTTGAAGCATAAGTTTCAAACCCAGCTGAGTCCTTCTTAATTCAAACCCAGGTAATTCCACGGGTTCCATTCCATGGGTTCTTCccatccctctccctcccacaagGACAACGCTGCAAGAGGCTGCGCGGGAACAAGAGTCCATACCAGACCTGCTCCCGAAAACATAAAAGCACAGCAACGGCTACCCACCCACCTCAACCCAGACTGTACCCAACCGCCACACATAGCTTTACTTCCGCTTCTGCGGCGTGGAGGGGAACAGAGCGGCGGAAGTGGACAAGACTAACTTCCGGCCACGGGCCGCGCGCGCAGAGATGGCGTCGCCCGCCTTGCGCCCCCCGGCGGTCACGCGGCCATCCTCCATAGCCCGACTCTAAGGACCGGCAGGGGGAGGCACGAGACTGCACCCAGCGCTGGACACCACAGTCTGGGGTGGGTTTGGGAGGGCTGGTTTGGGAGGGCGGGGCCCAGGGGCCGAGCCAAAGCCAGGGACGTAAGATTGCTGCGGGGATCCAGTTGCCTGCTGACGACACGCAATAGGAAAGTCGCGATTATATACGTAAATTTTGCAGCCTAATAGAGTAATTACGCTTATTATTGTGGTTAACACGATGCAGACGAACACCTCAGCGTTTGTTGCAGGAAAACGCGTGCGATCCGAAGCTCATAATCAGTCCTGAACTACCTTGGAAATCCTGGAGTGTCGCTGCTAGTCCAAAGTCCGGTGTCAGTTTTCAGGCTGGCTTGATCTTGAATTCTACTGCAAAGGAAGAATTTCTTGAGTTACCCTCCTCTGTATAGGAGCATAGTAGAATTTTTTTCATCCCATTTCTTGCACCAATGAACTAATTAATGTTTTGTCCTCACTCTGGACTCTAGATTACTGTTAGATGGTTTACTGTTGTCACTTTGTTTTGAattaactttgttttgtttcttgggatAAAGATTTACCTTTGGGACTTCAAATTACTAATAATCAGTCTATCTGGTAAGTGAAACCACTTACTGTGGTTCCCCCACGTAAAAAATAGtcctgaaaaattagaaatggtCTCTTTGTGTGATTTCTAAAATCTGTTTCTGCATGGAAGGAgctcataaatatataaatttacatacataaacgtgtaaatattttatctataaacTGCTTTACAATCATAGTGTAAAACAActgcccggccccatggccgagtggttaagttcctgcttggcagcccagggttccctggctttggatcttgggcgccgatatggcactgctcatcaggccatgctgaggtggcgtcccatatagcacaaccagaggcactcacacctagaatatacaactagatTGGGGGAGCGggctgctttggggagaagaagaagaagaaaaaaaaaagattggcaacagatgttagcgcaggtgccaatctttaaaaaaaaatgtaaaacaataaaatcttttttgGGAATCATTAAACTTCAGATTTTAAGACGACGTTTGAGATCATGGAGCCCaaatcctttcattttacagatgagacactGAAACCCTTAGAGTAGGAGCCAGCAAAAGAATGCATGTCTTATACCTCCTTCACCGGTAAATCTTCTGTCATTTGTATCACATGCTTTGTTGTACTGACTAGATATCAAAGGTTATTTCTAACTGACTTGGGCAACATCACCTTCTTCGTGACATCTTGTAGGTAAAGGAGATTGgttcttttgaaaataagttcCATATTTTCTATCCAAAATTTTCTGAttacaagtatattttaaatgcatattataaaacacagaaaagaatgacaacaaaaatataataatggtTGGGTTAGGATGGTATATTATCAAttagttttttccttctcatATTTCTGCAAAGAGGTTTAATCTTTGATGATTTGCAAAATGTTGTCATTACCTCCAATAAGACAAATGACTACTGCCTCATTGTCATTGGTGGTGTTACAGTGGAAGATATACATACC contains the following coding sequences:
- the MTERF1 gene encoding transcription termination factor 1, mitochondrial isoform X5, whose product is MAPRNLLCMRSNFLFGSRCWMIQFSAEMLFKSVSFRLFGVKYGSADAEPLKNEELLHNLLTMGVDVDMAKRRQPGVFNRVGTNEQDLKMFLLSKGAKEEVIASIISRYPRAITRTHESLSKRWDLWRRIMTSDLEIVNILERSPESFFRSNNNLNLENNIKFLYSVGLTRKCLCRLLTNAPRTFSNSLDLNKQMVELLQEICLSLGHNDPTDFVRKIILKNPFILSQSTKRVKANIEFLQSTFNLNNEELLILIRGPGAEILDLSNDYARRNYTNIKEKLFSLGCTEEEVQKFVLSYPDVIFLGERKFNDKIDCLIEEKISISQIIENPRILDSSINTLKNRIKELVNAGYNLSTSSITLLSWSQKRYKAKLKKLNIG
- the MTERF1 gene encoding transcription termination factor 1, mitochondrial isoform X3, coding for MCGGWVQSGLSIPKGLAYLTVMAPRNLLCMRSNFLFGSRCWMIQFSAEMLFKSVSFRLFGVKYGSADAEPLKNEELLHNLLTMGVDVDMAKRRQPGVFNRVGTNEQDLKMFLLSKGAKEEVIASIISRYPRAITRTHESLSKRWDLWRRIMTSDLEIVNILERSPESFFRSNNNLNLENNIKFLYSVGLTRKCLCRLLTNAPRTFSNSLDLNKQMVELLQEICLSLGHNDPTDFVRKIILKNPFILSQSTKRVKANIEFLQSTFNLNNEELLILIRGPGAEILDLSNDYARRNYTNIKEKLFSLGCTEEEVQKFVLSYPDVIFLGERKFNDKIDCLIEEKISISQIIENPRILDSSINTLKNRIKELVNAGYNLSTSSITLLSWSQKRYKAKLKKLNIG
- the MTERF1 gene encoding transcription termination factor 1, mitochondrial isoform X1; this translates as MCGGWVQSGLRWVGSRCCAFMFSGAGLGQLFSGFSGEVQSPLSLRQMSIPKGLAYLTVMAPRNLLCMRSNFLFGSRCWMIQFSAEMLFKSVSFRLFGVKYGSADAEPLKNEELLHNLLTMGVDVDMAKRRQPGVFNRVGTNEQDLKMFLLSKGAKEEVIASIISRYPRAITRTHESLSKRWDLWRRIMTSDLEIVNILERSPESFFRSNNNLNLENNIKFLYSVGLTRKCLCRLLTNAPRTFSNSLDLNKQMVELLQEICLSLGHNDPTDFVRKIILKNPFILSQSTKRVKANIEFLQSTFNLNNEELLILIRGPGAEILDLSNDYARRNYTNIKEKLFSLGCTEEEVQKFVLSYPDVIFLGERKFNDKIDCLIEEKISISQIIENPRILDSSINTLKNRIKELVNAGYNLSTSSITLLSWSQKRYKAKLKKLNIG
- the MTERF1 gene encoding transcription termination factor 1, mitochondrial isoform X4, whose product is MSIPKGLAYLTVMAPRNLLCMRSNFLFGSRCWMIQFSAEMLFKSVSFRLFGVKYGSADAEPLKNEELLHNLLTMGVDVDMAKRRQPGVFNRVGTNEQDLKMFLLSKGAKEEVIASIISRYPRAITRTHESLSKRWDLWRRIMTSDLEIVNILERSPESFFRSNNNLNLENNIKFLYSVGLTRKCLCRLLTNAPRTFSNSLDLNKQMVELLQEICLSLGHNDPTDFVRKIILKNPFILSQSTKRVKANIEFLQSTFNLNNEELLILIRGPGAEILDLSNDYARRNYTNIKEKLFSLGCTEEEVQKFVLSYPDVIFLGERKFNDKIDCLIEEKISISQIIENPRILDSSINTLKNRIKELVNAGYNLSTSSITLLSWSQKRYKAKLKKLNIG
- the MTERF1 gene encoding transcription termination factor 1, mitochondrial isoform X2, which produces MCGGWVQSGLRWGQLFSGFSGEVQSPLSLRQMSIPKGLAYLTVMAPRNLLCMRSNFLFGSRCWMIQFSAEMLFKSVSFRLFGVKYGSADAEPLKNEELLHNLLTMGVDVDMAKRRQPGVFNRVGTNEQDLKMFLLSKGAKEEVIASIISRYPRAITRTHESLSKRWDLWRRIMTSDLEIVNILERSPESFFRSNNNLNLENNIKFLYSVGLTRKCLCRLLTNAPRTFSNSLDLNKQMVELLQEICLSLGHNDPTDFVRKIILKNPFILSQSTKRVKANIEFLQSTFNLNNEELLILIRGPGAEILDLSNDYARRNYTNIKEKLFSLGCTEEEVQKFVLSYPDVIFLGERKFNDKIDCLIEEKISISQIIENPRILDSSINTLKNRIKELVNAGYNLSTSSITLLSWSQKRYKAKLKKLNIG